Proteins found in one Fusarium oxysporum Fo47 chromosome V, complete sequence genomic segment:
- a CDS encoding Alpha/Beta hydrolase protein has product MVRKAVQREDIYPVTNGRIRILGLGTTIRDVDITTYDGLNLKGTFYSVGPKRPCIIMTHGFSGHREQFLPELAAKFNDAGYGALVYDNRCWGESEGLPRCEADPAKQSRDYLDAFNFAAALPDVDPTKVVYWGSSLSGGNAICAASMNKSLAGTISQVPFVSGGSMARITGAPESVLVSHRVPKSEIRIPIYPNFVEEVQDGTTKAILKDAGAVEFAEEMARRGYSYDKTATLQSMVNTIMHEPTGVIHHISPTPLLMIVADDDVCTYTHLQLEAFEKALHPKTLKVIKGIGHFDLYYGKRFQEVVDVQLEFLKSIFSWYRV; this is encoded by the exons ATGGTCCGGAAGGCGGTGCAGCGGGAGGACATCTACCCTGTGACGAATGGGCGGATTAGAATTTTAGGTTTGGGTA CCACGATTCGAGACGTTGATATCACCACCTATGATGGCCTGAACTTGAAAGGAACCTTTTACAGTGTTGGGCCCAAGAGACCTTGCATTATCATGACCCATGGG TTCTCTGGCCACCGAGAGCAGTTCCTGCCCGAACTTGCTGCCAAGTTCAACGACGCTGGCTATGGAGCGTTGGTTTACGATAATCGATGCTGGGGCGAAAGTGAAGGCCTTCCTCGGTGTGAAGCCGATCCCGCGAAGCAGTCACGAGATTATCTCGACGCATTCAACTTCGCTGCAGCACTTCCAGATGTCGACCCCACCAAGGTCGTGTACTGGGGATCCAGCCTGTCCGGAGGCAACGCCATTTGCGCAGCTTCCATGAACAAGAGCCTGGCAGGCACTATATCACAAGTCCCATTCGTATCCGGCGGTTCCATGGCTCGTATCACCGGAGCGCCAGAGTCTGTTCTGGTTTCTCATCGCGTCCCCAAGTCAGAGATTCGGATCCCGATCTATCCCAACTTTGTCGAGGAGGTGCAAGATGGTACCACCAAGGCTATTCTGAAAGATGCTGGAGCCGTTGAGTTTGCAGAGGAAATGGCCCGACGAGGCTACAGCTACGACAAGACGGCTACTCTTCAGAGTATGGTCAACACGATCATGCACGAGCCAACGGGAGTTATCCATCATATCTCGCCAACACCACTGCTCATGATTGTGGCGGATGACGACGTGTGCACTTATACGCATTTGCAGCTGGAGGCCTTTGAGAAGGCATTGCATCCCAAAACCCTCAAGGTTATCAAGGGAATTGGGCATTTTGATCTGTACTATGGCAAGAGGTTTCaggaagttgttgatgttcaGCTCGAGTTTTTAAAGAGCATCTTCTCGTGGTATAGAGTCTAG
- a CDS encoding uncharacterized protein (expressed protein), producing MVLAESPDAEPRGDTSPVAASRVFNCTQCKSKFNRQAHLKRHQKSHRADKPFSCLYCKLSSSRKDVITRHTRNFHPDKMRTPSNGNSRSRSSLSPRRAASIQEQSDLDGTASDKEPRRMSTLGTSLPQDSDVTSAVYESFGDSISRENRLLGLDAPTVTSTDMLDIWGDFQFADPAMSQIIGPDVLLLPDMAPQNHQGIRFPPLQAPPSPISSTSIASCPPESRGAFYIEDEQYQRAKQNYDAVTTSERFSSYRFPSKFAVSRFVRGFFEYMAPHMPIVHLPTFNIISTPAPLLIQIMACGALYAKEPTAAQSLHVAALLLMRKHGESALFHNKDTKGQLWPLQTSLLVYYLDAFSGNSLAEGRSIQTLSQVMTLAHEAIRELEVPETPTYKEWVHHETLNRCLSAIVILSAALFLDSPERCSLLTIQHTRFPLPSSASLWSKDESCWKRPNEAFYSTDTVKLVLDGYELPPQNSDFGFATIVSAVVCHICAFESLFGAQHPDLFNTFIEKMDGPVQVLKNAWKEQSSTQFLIESSVSHMAHTTRSMILSTSFHLYGSQQLKTMKQSLQSPALFDWASLETSSDICLTARLEKALIMAAEMLRSDCQTGLGYIKSVGLHKFAPLTFIAPYEGTLLLCWYLQSKKSDRSLHPVVDKLISDAISEADGWVDLHHESPEVFPLELYAKLFDSSLWHCLYDVCQRLTRLKQQLLVASSNTADFECIVASGLG from the exons ATGGTGTTAGCAGAATCGCCGGATGCGGAGCCACGAGGTGATACCAGCCCCGTTGCTGCTTCCCGCGTCTTCAACTGTACGCAGTGCAAATCCAAGTTCAATCGCCAGGCGCATCTAAAGCGCCACCAGAAAAGCC ACCGGGCAGACAAGCCATTCTCCTGCTTATACTGCAAGTTGTCTTCGTCCCGCAAAGATGTCATCACTCGCCATACGAGGAACTTCCACCCCGATAAGATGCGAACACCGAGTAACGGCAATAGCCGAAGTCGCAGCAGCTTGTCACCGCGCCGTGCCGCCTCGATACAAGAACAGAGCGATTTAGATGGCACCGCTAGCGATAAAGAGCCAAGACGGATGAGTACCCTAGGAACAAGCCTGCCGCAGGACTCCGACGTCACCAGCGCGGTATACGAGAGTTTCGGGGACTCCATTTCTCGAGAGAACAGGCTTTTGGGGCTCGATGCTCCAACCGTGACTTCAACAGACATGTTGGACATCTGGGGAGATTTCCAGTTTGCTGATCCCGCTATGTCGCAGATAATCGGGCCAGACGTCTTGCTGCTTCCAGATATGGCCCCGCAGAACCACCAAGGGATCAGATTCCCGCCTTTGCAGGCTCCCCCCTCTCCCATCAGCAGTACCTCGATCGCAAGTTGTCCACCCGAAAGTAGAGGCGCCTTCTATATTGAGGACGAGCAGTATCAGAGAGCCAAGCAAAACTACGATGCTGTCACCACATCGGAGCGGTTTTCAAGTTACCGGTTTCCATCCAAATTCGCCGTCAGTCGATTTGTTCGAGGCTTCTTTGAGTATATGGCCCCGCACATGCCCATCGTGCATCTTCCGACTTTTAATATCATTTCTACCCCAG CACCTCTTTTGATCCAGATAATGGCATGCGGTGCTCTGTATGCCAAGGAGCCGACTGCAGCACAGAGTCTACACGTGGCGGCCTTGCTGTTAATGAGAAAG CACGGAGAATCGGCTCTTTTCCATAACAAGGACACCAAAGGTCAACTATGGCCGTTGCAAACTAGTCTCTTGGTGTATTATCTTGATGCCTTTAGTGGAAACTCACTTGCAGAGGGGCGTTCAATACAAACTCTCAGTCAGGTTATGACC CTTGCCCACGAGGCTATCCGAGAGCTGGAGGTTCCCGAGACACCAACGTACAAGGAATGGGTACACCATGAGACGCTAAACAG GTGTCTGTCGGCAATTGTCATTCTCAGCGCTGCCTTGTTCTTAGACAGTCCGGAACGGTGTTCCTTACTTACAATTCAGCACACCAGATTCCCGCTACCGTCATCTGCATCATTATGGTCAAAGGACGAAAGTTGCTGGAAACGCCCCAATGAAGCCTTTTACAGCACCGATACCGTCAAGCTAGTTCTCGATGGATACGAGTTACCTCCGCAGAACTCCGACTTTGGTTTTGCAACTATTGTTTCGGCTGTAGTATGTCACATATGCGCCTTTGAATCGCTTTTCGGGGCCCAGCACCCTGACCTATTCAACACCTTCATCGAGAAAATGGATGGGCCGGTTCAAGTTCTCAAGAACGCCTGGAAAGAACAATCATCTACTCAGTTCCTCATAGAGTCCTCGGTGTCTCATATGGCGCATACAACACGGTCTATGATACTCTCGACAAGCTTTCATCTGTACGGAAGCCAGCAATTGAAGACTATGAAACAGTCCCTTCAAAGCCCGGCTCTTTTCGATTGGGCAAGCCTAGAAACATCTTCTGACATCTGTCTAACAGCTAGACTGGAGAAGGCTCTCATAATGGCAGCTGAAATGTTAAGGTCAGACTGTCAGACAGGCTTGGGATACATTAAATCAGTTGGTCTTCACAAATTCGCGCCTCTCACCTTCATCGCACCCTACGAAGGGA CTTTACTTCTCTGTTGGTACTTGCAGAGCAAGAAGTCCGACCGGAGCCTACACCCTGTCGTTGATAAATTAATTAGCGACGCCATTTCAGAAGCCGACGGCTGGGTTGATTTGCACCATGAGTCGCCTGAGGTCTTTCCTCTAGAATTATACGCTAAGTTGTTCGATTCATCGCTTTGGCACT GCCTCTATGATGTCTGTCAAAGACTTACGCGACTGAAACAGCAGCTTCTTGTTGCGTCCTCGAACACAGCGGACTTCGAATGTATTGTAGCTTCGGGATTGGGGTAA